One window from the genome of Candidatus Didemnitutus sp. encodes:
- a CDS encoding helix-turn-helix domain-containing protein yields MSALAPTPAPQTTLAAMAGALREQIRRLESAEKCWHIPPLSRRYQPAPGMHYHFAPELFVLIGGECEFRCASGTFTARGGELCVMPGGIAHRERVRRADTDYRSVIVNFHNKTVYVHGAHDDGHGLPAPDSFFFFTTSLHHDLIAFLDRVGELANDEAADNRVPIRALLTATLALIAQLVETPQAQPSPVRDFVTRCQWLVKRNANHDDLSIGWLARELGLSPNYLSRIFSEKTGERLGEYITRVRIQNATDGLRTTQLSVKAIGAACGFGDTSYFCRVFRQMIGLTPQDYRAQYYRASLEVESRPKTVLAEGAHFVGGGVYAPLALTELNVFDALRCTRLSIQSIASGCGFPDEASFAKFFHAATGQTPDQYRADSQVK; encoded by the coding sequence ATGTCTGCGCTCGCGCCCACGCCGGCCCCGCAAACGACGCTCGCCGCGATGGCGGGAGCATTGCGGGAACAGATTCGCCGCCTCGAAAGCGCAGAGAAGTGCTGGCACATCCCGCCGCTGAGCCGGCGCTACCAACCGGCGCCGGGGATGCACTACCATTTCGCGCCGGAGCTGTTCGTGCTGATCGGCGGCGAGTGCGAATTCCGCTGCGCCAGCGGGACCTTCACGGCGCGTGGCGGCGAATTGTGCGTGATGCCGGGCGGCATCGCCCACCGCGAGCGGGTGCGGCGCGCCGATACGGACTACCGTTCGGTGATCGTGAATTTCCACAACAAGACCGTCTACGTGCACGGCGCGCACGACGACGGCCACGGCCTGCCGGCGCCGGACAGCTTTTTCTTTTTCACCACCTCGCTGCACCACGACCTGATCGCGTTCCTCGACCGGGTCGGCGAGCTGGCGAACGACGAGGCCGCCGACAATCGCGTGCCGATCCGTGCGCTGCTGACGGCGACGCTCGCACTGATCGCCCAACTCGTGGAGACGCCGCAGGCGCAACCTTCGCCGGTGCGCGATTTCGTCACGCGCTGCCAGTGGCTGGTGAAGCGCAATGCCAACCACGACGACCTCAGCATCGGCTGGCTGGCGCGGGAACTGGGCCTCTCGCCCAACTATCTCTCGCGGATCTTCAGCGAGAAAACCGGCGAGCGGCTCGGCGAATACATCACGCGCGTGCGCATCCAAAACGCGACGGACGGCCTGCGCACCACGCAGCTCAGCGTGAAGGCGATCGGGGCGGCCTGCGGCTTCGGCGACACGAGCTATTTTTGCCGCGTGTTCCGCCAGATGATCGGGCTGACGCCGCAGGATTACCGGGCGCAATACTACCGCGCCAGCCTCGAGGTCGAGAGCCGGCCGAAGACGGTGCTGGCGGAAGGCGCGCATTTCGTCGGCGGCGGCGTGTATGCGCCGCTGGCGTTGACCGAGCTGAACGTCTTCGACGCGCTGCGCTGCACGCGACTGAGCATCCAATCCATCGCCAGCGGTTGCGGCTTTCCCGACGAGGCGAGCTTCGCGAAATTTTTCCACGCCGCCACCGGCCAGACACCCGATCAGTATCGGGCGGATTCGCAGGTGAAGTGA
- a CDS encoding adenylosuccinate lyase family protein produces the protein MNVGLFDSFITRGWYNAEARRVWSDVGTLEAWLRVEATLALAQAELGLIPAAAAQEIARQTDVSRFDLAQLARDIDFAQHPFVPVLRQFEKLCGEPAAGYLHWGATTQNIFDTAVALQMAQTHALTLRFLDAAFGRLADLAAEHRLTLQAGRTHGQHALPITFGFKVAGWIDELARDRERLAQRFPKSFVVSMGGAVGTFSAMGGRGGEVERRIAEMLGLEAAGLPSRSSYDRVCDYVTALGLLAGTAEKIARDVVFLQRTEVGEVSEAFHLGKVGSSTMAQKRNPATALMLVSMARLLRSRVPLMLESMVRMDEGDSSASNVSDVTLPEIAVLAVGIAETLGRLAQGLAVHREAMRANVELTQGLIVSEAVMMKLTAIMGRHQAHELVYEAAQTAITEHVPFLEAVRAHHLLRERATPDDLERALRVESYLGESARLVDEAVARARARA, from the coding sequence ATGAACGTAGGACTCTTCGATTCCTTCATCACCCGGGGCTGGTATAACGCCGAGGCGCGTCGCGTCTGGAGCGACGTGGGCACGCTCGAGGCGTGGTTGCGCGTCGAGGCGACGCTGGCGCTCGCGCAGGCCGAGCTCGGCCTCATCCCGGCGGCGGCGGCGCAGGAAATCGCCCGCCAGACCGACGTGAGTCGCTTCGATCTCGCCCAACTGGCGCGCGACATCGATTTTGCGCAGCACCCCTTCGTGCCGGTGTTGCGGCAATTCGAGAAGCTGTGCGGCGAGCCGGCGGCGGGTTACCTGCACTGGGGCGCCACGACCCAGAACATCTTCGATACGGCCGTGGCGTTGCAGATGGCGCAGACGCACGCGCTGACGCTGCGCTTTCTCGACGCCGCATTCGGTCGACTCGCCGACCTCGCGGCGGAGCACCGCCTGACGCTCCAGGCCGGGCGCACGCACGGGCAGCACGCGCTGCCGATCACCTTCGGCTTCAAGGTCGCGGGCTGGATCGACGAACTTGCGCGCGATCGCGAGCGGCTGGCGCAGCGGTTTCCGAAGTCATTCGTGGTCTCGATGGGCGGCGCCGTCGGCACGTTTTCCGCCATGGGCGGCCGGGGCGGCGAAGTCGAGCGGCGGATCGCGGAAATGCTCGGACTCGAGGCCGCCGGCCTGCCGTCGCGCTCGTCCTACGATCGCGTGTGCGACTACGTGACGGCGCTCGGGTTGCTGGCGGGCACGGCGGAGAAGATCGCGCGCGACGTGGTTTTTCTCCAGCGGACCGAGGTGGGCGAGGTTTCGGAGGCGTTCCATCTGGGCAAGGTCGGCAGCTCGACCATGGCGCAGAAGCGCAACCCGGCGACGGCGCTCATGCTGGTGAGCATGGCGCGGTTGCTGCGCTCGCGCGTGCCCCTGATGCTCGAGAGCATGGTGCGGATGGACGAGGGCGACTCGTCGGCGAGCAACGTGAGCGACGTCACGCTGCCGGAAATCGCGGTGCTCGCGGTCGGCATCGCCGAGACGCTCGGCCGTTTGGCACAGGGGTTGGCCGTGCACCGGGAGGCGATGCGTGCGAACGTCGAGCTTACGCAGGGATTGATCGTGTCCGAGGCGGTGATGATGAAGCTCACGGCGATCATGGGCCGGCACCAGGCGCACGAACTCGTCTACGAGGCGGCGCAGACGGCGATCACCGAGCACGTCCCGTTTCTCGAGGCGGTGCGCGCCCACCACTTGCTCCGCGAGCGGGCGACACCGGACGACTTGGAGCGCGCGTTGAGGGTGGAAAGCTATCTGGGCGAATCGGCGCGGCTGGTCGACGAAGCGGTCGCCCGGGCCCGCGCGCGGGCGTGA
- a CDS encoding MFS transporter, protein MFRPVPLQLRLCMFLNYCAYAVQLNSVGIAVLQVQRSFDVSVVAASTLALYKGGGILAGALLAGAFLKRIGYRRAMLLALAASALALVAVPLFVSFTAVKLVFLVTGVSYGLMKVALYSTIGLLAPDKQAHASLLSFVESFYKIGSLLTFVVFAAFTNNADPHSTSWSYAYSLLALVMAVAFALLWRTPLDESAVREAPGRPLHLPLWEMLQLAAMPVAVTLGFLVFACIVTEHGFINWLPTFNAKVMGLVPSLGIQLAGLYAVCAIAGRVSVGFVLRRVAWFPVLIWCVVGAVAVLAVGLAAAGGTDVAKDVSDWRLVPVAVWLLPLAGLFVGPVWPLIHSAALTSLPVARHNTLASLSVVFSSTSGAIGTPLLGVVFAHFGGIAALAALFVPLAIMVVGGLALRRITRIPS, encoded by the coding sequence ATGTTCCGCCCCGTCCCGCTCCAGCTCCGGCTGTGCATGTTCCTGAACTACTGCGCGTATGCGGTTCAGTTGAACAGCGTGGGCATCGCCGTGCTCCAGGTGCAGCGCAGCTTCGACGTGTCGGTCGTCGCGGCGAGCACCCTCGCGCTCTACAAAGGCGGCGGCATCCTCGCGGGCGCGCTGCTCGCCGGCGCGTTCCTCAAACGCATCGGCTACCGGCGCGCGATGCTCCTGGCGTTGGCGGCGTCGGCGCTCGCGCTCGTGGCCGTGCCGCTGTTCGTGAGCTTCACGGCGGTGAAGCTCGTGTTCCTCGTCACGGGAGTGAGTTACGGTCTCATGAAGGTGGCGCTCTACTCGACCATCGGCTTGCTCGCACCGGACAAGCAGGCACACGCCAGCCTGCTCTCGTTCGTGGAGTCGTTCTACAAGATCGGGAGCCTGCTGACCTTCGTGGTCTTCGCGGCGTTCACGAACAACGCCGACCCGCACTCCACGTCGTGGTCGTATGCCTATTCGCTGCTCGCCCTCGTGATGGCCGTGGCTTTCGCGCTGTTGTGGCGGACGCCGCTGGACGAGTCGGCGGTGCGCGAAGCGCCGGGACGTCCACTGCATCTGCCGCTGTGGGAAATGCTGCAACTGGCCGCGATGCCCGTCGCCGTCACGCTCGGTTTCCTCGTGTTCGCGTGCATCGTGACCGAACACGGCTTCATCAACTGGCTGCCGACCTTCAACGCGAAGGTGATGGGCCTCGTGCCGTCGCTCGGCATCCAACTCGCCGGCCTCTACGCCGTCTGCGCGATCGCGGGACGTGTGAGCGTCGGCTTCGTGTTGCGTCGCGTGGCGTGGTTCCCGGTGCTGATCTGGTGCGTGGTCGGGGCGGTGGCCGTGCTCGCGGTCGGTCTCGCGGCGGCCGGCGGGACCGATGTCGCGAAGGATGTGTCTGATTGGCGCCTCGTGCCGGTCGCCGTGTGGCTGCTGCCGTTGGCCGGACTTTTCGTCGGGCCCGTGTGGCCGTTGATCCATTCGGCGGCGCTGACGTCGCTGCCGGTGGCGCGGCACAACACGCTCGCGAGCCTGAGCGTCGTCTTTTCCTCGACCTCGGGCGCGATCGGCACGCCGCTGCTCGGCGTGGTGTTCGCGCATTTCGGCGGCATCGCCGCGTTGGCGGCGTTGTTCGTGCCGCTGGCGATCATGGTCGTCGGTGGCCTGGCGCTGCGGCGCATCACCCGCATCCCTTCATGA
- a CDS encoding RNA methyltransferase — protein sequence MRNVVKQGFLKPRSTTVKPGTDGWETAVLLVERWLATKQRVDALLEQLTPGLAAQERARAQHLFYGVVRWADRLDAALAGLMARAPRTKVRAVLFVAGFELLEAGAEPAKIVHHAVEKAKKVASLKEAGLINAVARKLAARLAEKPATTAEAYAHPAWLVGRWEKQFGPDATRQLLEWNQQPAPVYARWRVIEASAVPPEFLTPTKWETYFEVKAGHWDEVRELARKGALYLQDPSTRLCIELLAPAANETILDACAAPGGKSLFIADVMKTGRVVALDLPAAEGERDVRFERLKENLTRVPSGVEVALMPGDLRQISPRFFKEFNLPETYDAVLLDAPCSNTGVMRHRIDVKWRLQEGDFAKHAAQQLALLRSAARLVREGGRLVYSTCSIDPAENEEVVQRFVKEARTPWTLERHVLAYPWIDGHDGAGAFLLRKL from the coding sequence ATGCGCAACGTTGTCAAACAGGGTTTCCTCAAGCCTCGCTCCACGACCGTAAAACCAGGCACTGACGGCTGGGAAACCGCCGTGCTGCTCGTCGAGCGCTGGCTCGCGACCAAGCAGCGCGTGGATGCGCTGTTGGAACAACTTACACCGGGTCTCGCCGCGCAGGAGCGCGCGCGCGCGCAGCATCTTTTCTACGGCGTCGTGCGTTGGGCGGACCGTCTCGACGCCGCGTTGGCCGGGCTGATGGCGCGCGCGCCGCGGACGAAGGTGCGCGCGGTGCTGTTCGTGGCGGGTTTCGAATTGCTGGAAGCGGGTGCCGAGCCGGCGAAAATCGTCCACCACGCGGTCGAGAAGGCCAAGAAGGTCGCGAGTCTCAAGGAAGCCGGCTTGATCAACGCCGTCGCCCGCAAGCTGGCGGCGCGGCTGGCCGAGAAGCCGGCGACGACCGCCGAGGCCTATGCGCACCCGGCTTGGCTGGTCGGGCGCTGGGAAAAGCAATTCGGTCCCGACGCGACGCGCCAGCTGCTCGAATGGAATCAGCAGCCGGCGCCGGTCTACGCGCGCTGGCGGGTGATCGAAGCCTCGGCGGTGCCGCCGGAGTTTCTGACGCCGACGAAATGGGAAACTTATTTCGAAGTTAAGGCCGGACACTGGGACGAAGTCCGCGAACTCGCGCGAAAAGGCGCGCTCTACCTCCAGGACCCGTCGACGCGCCTCTGCATCGAACTGCTCGCTCCGGCCGCGAACGAAACGATCCTCGATGCCTGCGCAGCGCCGGGCGGCAAGAGCCTGTTCATCGCCGATGTGATGAAGACCGGCCGCGTGGTCGCGCTGGATTTGCCGGCGGCGGAGGGCGAGCGCGACGTGCGTTTCGAACGCTTGAAGGAAAACCTGACGCGTGTGCCGTCCGGCGTGGAGGTCGCACTCATGCCGGGCGACCTGCGGCAGATCTCGCCGAGATTTTTCAAGGAATTCAATCTGCCCGAAACCTACGACGCCGTGCTCCTCGACGCGCCGTGCAGCAACACCGGCGTCATGCGCCATCGCATCGACGTGAAGTGGCGGCTCCAGGAAGGCGATTTCGCCAAGCACGCGGCGCAGCAGCTCGCGTTGCTCCGCTCCGCCGCGCGGCTCGTGCGCGAGGGCGGCCGCTTGGTTTACTCGACCTGTAGCATCGATCCGGCGGAAAACGAGGAAGTCGTGCAGCGTTTCGTGAAGGAAGCGCGCACGCCATGGACGCTCGAACGCCATGTGCTCGCGTATCCGTGGATCGACGGCCACGACGGCGCGGGGGCGTTCTTACTGAGGAAGCTCTAA
- a CDS encoding GreA/GreB family elongation factor, which translates to MNSEVISAIIAKNPALKASKSKLEAMEAGAYVMHRSWGFGQIKSFDESSGKLVIDFKGKKSHAMDPAFCINTMDVLPAKHILARKETEAAKVEELIENDPVLLVIETLSVYPNKAASAIELESTLSQVIGEEKFKRWFSNVKKQLIKDPRVGVPAKKTEVYVVREEPVSAEDEILEAFGTTRSARRRITLAEDLLAASIKEEAKPGLQSVLTGLTEAVRDSNQLDAAERLYGAFVRDELARILGHDSAKLNPPQAELIKEVRGLSAIAEKIPVHFQSRFLDLVKETHPLEWREIVFALLKTSQGKFTTECINFLVEHGQSDELAQTLVRWKTEQNLRAPVLLWVIKNRHSKKFAKLLNNLITPRLLSAIFFAIDYEALQSAGTRRIPLAEALSDDPELISDLLATADTETARDLANTLLLNQGFEELTKKSLLARFIKLFPSLQSLVAGDAEAKDEQLIVSRSSYEKKRTEYEEIVSKRIPDNSKAIATAREHGDLRENSEFKMAKQDQSVLMAQKAQLERDLARARISDFADATTDQVSVGTIVDLRDVTNGKAVRYTVLGAWDSDPDNHVIAYKTPLGQALLGRKVGEHVKLKIAGTNHEYQVAGIARYGA; encoded by the coding sequence ATGAATTCCGAGGTTATCTCCGCGATCATCGCCAAAAATCCCGCCCTGAAGGCGTCGAAATCGAAACTGGAGGCGATGGAAGCCGGCGCCTACGTGATGCACCGCAGCTGGGGCTTCGGCCAGATCAAGAGCTTCGACGAGTCCTCCGGCAAGCTGGTCATCGACTTCAAGGGCAAGAAGTCCCACGCGATGGACCCCGCCTTCTGCATCAACACCATGGATGTCCTGCCGGCGAAACACATCCTCGCCCGCAAGGAAACCGAAGCCGCCAAGGTCGAGGAACTGATCGAGAACGACCCCGTCCTGCTCGTCATCGAGACCCTTTCCGTTTACCCGAACAAGGCCGCCTCCGCCATCGAACTCGAATCGACGCTTTCACAGGTCATCGGCGAGGAGAAGTTCAAGCGCTGGTTCTCCAACGTTAAGAAACAACTCATCAAGGACCCGCGCGTCGGCGTCCCGGCCAAGAAGACCGAAGTCTACGTCGTCCGCGAGGAACCCGTTTCCGCCGAGGACGAGATCCTCGAGGCCTTCGGCACCACCCGCTCCGCCCGCCGCCGCATCACGCTCGCCGAGGACCTCCTCGCCGCGTCCATCAAGGAAGAGGCCAAACCCGGCCTCCAATCCGTCCTCACCGGCCTCACCGAGGCGGTCCGCGACTCCAACCAGCTCGACGCCGCCGAGCGCCTCTACGGCGCCTTCGTCCGCGACGAGCTCGCCCGCATCCTCGGCCACGACTCCGCCAAGCTGAACCCGCCGCAAGCCGAGCTCATCAAGGAAGTCCGCGGCCTCAGCGCCATCGCCGAGAAAATCCCGGTCCACTTCCAGTCGCGCTTCCTCGACCTCGTGAAGGAGACGCACCCGCTCGAGTGGCGCGAGATCGTCTTCGCCCTCCTCAAGACCTCGCAGGGCAAGTTCACCACCGAGTGCATCAACTTCCTCGTCGAGCACGGCCAGTCCGATGAACTCGCCCAGACGCTCGTGCGCTGGAAGACCGAGCAAAACCTCCGCGCGCCCGTCCTCCTCTGGGTGATCAAGAATCGCCACTCGAAGAAATTCGCGAAGCTGCTCAACAACCTCATCACGCCGCGCCTGCTCTCCGCGATCTTCTTCGCCATCGATTACGAGGCGCTGCAATCCGCCGGCACGCGCCGCATCCCGCTCGCCGAAGCGCTGAGCGACGATCCGGAGCTCATCTCCGATCTCCTCGCCACCGCCGACACCGAGACAGCCCGCGACCTCGCGAACACCCTTCTCCTCAACCAAGGTTTCGAAGAGCTCACCAAGAAGTCGCTCCTCGCGCGCTTCATCAAACTCTTCCCCTCGCTCCAATCGCTGGTCGCCGGCGACGCCGAGGCCAAGGACGAGCAACTCATCGTCTCGCGCTCCAGCTACGAGAAGAAGCGCACCGAATACGAGGAGATCGTCTCCAAGCGCATCCCGGACAACTCCAAGGCCATCGCCACCGCCCGCGAACACGGCGACCTCCGCGAGAACTCCGAATTCAAGATGGCCAAGCAGGACCAGTCCGTGCTCATGGCGCAAAAAGCGCAGCTCGAACGCGACCTCGCCCGCGCCCGCATCTCCGACTTCGCCGACGCCACCACCGACCAGGTTTCCGTCGGCACGATCGTCGACCTCCGCGACGTCACCAACGGCAAGGCCGTCCGCTACACCGTGCTCGGCGCGTGGGACTCCGATCCGGACAACCACGTCATCGCCTACAAGACCCCGCTCGGCCAGGCTCTCCTCGGTCGCAAGGTCGGCGAGCACGTGAAGCTCAAGATCGCCGGCACGAACCACGAATACCAAGTCGCCGGCATCGCCCGCTACGGCGCCTGA
- a CDS encoding aspartyl protease family protein: protein MKSAARAVLLPLLAAAWLLIAAGCASLPFGRPGKTVVATKPSTLPARIVSNFFLVEAPQSDGTTRRFLVDTGSTATLVSAPLAKAIGQKDRDAAKRSVRVRSANGGEVTLEAVTLKRLQFGDAVFERVPALVYDFTELSAHLGLTIDGLIGFPVFRETLLTLDYPNSRLVVAPQPLTPVPPINRGRTSTIAFNNEQSTPLIPVQLGNESFVVLVDTGSDGALNLNPAGLHPRFTAGPRAGTVVSSLAGDRAQQVGRVAQNLWLGTHVVEQPVVDLTDQLSAIGGELLKHFAITFDQRRNYATFTRDTDGMVKMEPRRSTGLSFSRAPAYWRVMTIIPDSPSTGLGVQQGDLVVRINGEPVANWDFERYALLLKSAAKITYTFLTGTREYDVEVPVFELVP, encoded by the coding sequence ATGAAATCCGCCGCGCGCGCCGTCCTGCTTCCGCTTCTCGCCGCCGCCTGGCTGCTGATCGCGGCCGGTTGCGCGAGCCTTCCGTTCGGCCGACCGGGCAAAACCGTCGTCGCCACCAAGCCCTCGACGTTGCCGGCGCGCATCGTCTCGAACTTCTTCCTGGTCGAGGCGCCGCAGAGCGACGGCACGACGCGCCGCTTCCTCGTCGACACCGGCTCCACCGCCACGCTCGTCTCCGCGCCGCTCGCCAAGGCCATCGGGCAAAAGGACCGCGATGCCGCCAAGCGCAGCGTGCGCGTCCGCTCCGCCAACGGCGGCGAAGTCACGCTCGAGGCCGTCACGCTGAAACGCCTGCAATTCGGCGACGCCGTGTTCGAGCGCGTGCCGGCGCTCGTCTACGACTTCACGGAACTCTCCGCGCACCTCGGCCTCACCATCGACGGCCTGATCGGTTTCCCCGTCTTCCGCGAGACGCTGCTCACACTCGATTATCCGAACTCGCGCCTCGTCGTCGCCCCGCAGCCGCTCACGCCCGTGCCGCCGATCAACCGCGGCCGCACCTCGACCATCGCCTTCAACAACGAGCAAAGCACGCCGCTCATCCCCGTGCAGCTCGGCAACGAATCGTTCGTCGTGCTCGTCGACACCGGCAGCGACGGCGCGCTCAACCTCAACCCCGCCGGCCTGCACCCGCGCTTCACCGCCGGACCGCGCGCCGGCACTGTCGTCTCCTCCCTCGCCGGCGACCGCGCGCAGCAAGTCGGTCGCGTCGCGCAAAACCTCTGGCTCGGCACGCACGTCGTCGAGCAACCCGTGGTCGATCTCACCGACCAGCTCTCGGCGATCGGCGGCGAGTTGTTGAAACACTTCGCGATCACCTTCGACCAGCGGCGCAACTACGCGACGTTCACGCGCGACACCGACGGCATGGTGAAGATGGAGCCGCGCCGCAGCACCGGCCTGTCGTTCTCTCGCGCGCCGGCGTATTGGCGCGTGATGACGATCATCCCCGACTCGCCCTCAACGGGCCTCGGCGTCCAGCAAGGCGACCTCGTCGTCCGCATCAACGGCGAGCCCGTGGCCAATTGGGATTTCGAGCGCTACGCGCTGCTCCTCAAGAGCGCCGCCAAGATCACCTACACCTTCCTCACCGGCACCCGCGAATACGACGTGGAGGTTCCCGTGTTCGAGTTGGTGCCGTAG
- a CDS encoding LysE family transporter, protein MPMFFKGLLIGFAIAVPVGPIGFLCLRRTLVYGRVTGFVSGLGAATADAFYGLIAAFGLTAISSFLLRIESWLQLFGGLFLVALGLKTALAKTPAKAAAEAPPQPTRSWQAAYLSTLALTLTSPATVLAFVAIFAGVGLGVSATSPLHALELVAGVFTGSAAWWLLLSLGAGALRDRLHAQTLHYLHVISGLCIMALGLWQGVLLVQKWLG, encoded by the coding sequence CTGCCGATGTTTTTCAAAGGTCTGCTCATCGGATTCGCCATCGCCGTCCCCGTCGGCCCGATCGGCTTTCTCTGCCTCCGTCGCACCCTCGTCTACGGTCGCGTCACGGGATTTGTGTCCGGCCTCGGTGCGGCCACCGCCGACGCGTTTTACGGCCTGATCGCCGCGTTCGGACTCACGGCGATCTCGTCCTTTCTGCTGCGCATCGAGTCGTGGCTGCAACTCTTCGGCGGGCTCTTCCTCGTCGCGCTCGGCCTTAAAACCGCCCTGGCCAAGACGCCCGCGAAGGCCGCCGCCGAAGCGCCGCCTCAACCCACGCGCAGCTGGCAAGCCGCCTATCTCTCCACGCTCGCGCTCACGCTCACCAGTCCGGCCACGGTGCTCGCGTTCGTCGCGATCTTCGCCGGCGTCGGCCTCGGCGTCTCGGCCACCAGCCCGCTCCACGCGCTCGAGCTTGTCGCGGGCGTCTTCACCGGCTCGGCCGCCTGGTGGCTGCTGCTCAGCCTCGGCGCCGGCGCGCTGCGCGACCGCCTGCACGCGCAGACGCTCCACTACCTCCACGTGATTTCCGGCCTGTGCATTATGGCGCTCGGCCTGTGGCAAGGCGTCCTGCTCGTGCAAAAATGGCTCGGCTGA